GCTCGGATTCGAACGTGATCTCATCGAGGTCGCCCGCCGACGCGCGGGCAAGCAAACTCCGCTCCGTGCGCGCAATCTCCGGATCCTGACTCCGTTCGATCGCGTTGGAGCCAATCATTTCCTCCGGCATCATGCCCACCATCCGCTCGGACGCTGGACTGACGTAGGTATAGTTGCCCTCCGGGTCGATGACGAAGATCATGTCGCGCGCCTGCTGGGCAAGCACGCGATAGTGCGCCTCGCTCGCGGCCAGCCGCTCTTCGGGCCTGGCCAGATCCGCGAGCATCCGCCCCAGGAACACCACGGCGAGCAGGACCATGCCACTCATCGCGAGCCCGGGAAGCTCCATACCTCCGCCTTCCAGCCAGAACGAGCCCGACGGCACCAGCGATGTCAGGCTGAGGCCCTGGCGCGTGGTCATCAGCGCGATCATCAGCGCCAGAAAGCCCATGCGCCAATCGCGCGTGCGCCGCAACAGGAGGAGGGACCAGCCCAGCGCCAACACGCGAATCACGATGGAGAGAACGAGAACCAGACCCATCGTCAGAGCAGTGCCTCCTCCTTGGCCACTTGCCGCTCCCGATAACTTACACCGGCTCGAAGAGCGGTTCAGCTCCTCAGGGCACGGTCAACCCTCCTCATCGTAACATGCCCCCTCGAAGAGAAACCTCTCCTTGCGGCTCCGGCGCCAGCGAGCTTCGCTCCTGCTGGGACAGCGTCATTCGTACTCGAACACCTCGTCGTCGAGCTCGATGTTCGGAATGTCGTTCTTCTCCGCCCAATAGTCCTGGGTGTGCTGCCATTCGGGCTTGTCGCCTCGTTTCGGAAGCAAGTGCATGCTTCGCATCAGATAGCCCGGGTTGAAGTTCTCCGGATCCATCCAGGGGAGGAGGGGCATGTCCTTGTCCTGCTCCCGGAGAACGGGCGTGACCTTCTCGAGGCGATTCTCCTTCATGTGGTTGAGGAGCCGGCAGACGAAATCACAGAGCAGTTCGACGCGTAGGGTCCAACTGGCTCGGAAGTATCCGAAGACCCACAGCATGTTCGGAATGCCGGTGAACATCATGCCGCGATAGGTAACGGTCTCGGAGAAATCGACGGGATCGCCATCGACGGCGAATGCAATATCGCCTAGCACGCTCAAGTTGAAGCCAGTCGCCGTGACGATGATGTCGGCTTCCAGGGTATTGCCCGATTTCAGCAGGATACCCTTCTCGGTGAAGCGATCGATCTCGTCGGTCACGACCGAAGCCGCACCAGAAGTGATCCCCTTGAAGATGTCGCCGTCCGGTACGAAGGCGATGCGTTGCCTCCAGGGCCGATAGGAAGGCGTGAAGTGCTTGTCGACGTCGTAGTCCGGGCCGAGTAGCGCACGAACCGCTCCGATCAGCTCGTTCTTCAGGAACTCGGGCTGCTCGAAGGACAGGCGGGTGATCGCGGCCTGGTCGTGCAGGATCTTCCTACGCGTGATCTCGTGGATCCACGTCTCGTCGATCTCCAGCTCACGCAACTGATCCGCAAGCTCGTTCTGATTGAGGCCCGGAATGAAGTAGGTCGGGGAACGCTGCAGCATCGTGACATGACCGCAGTCGCCAGCGATCGCGGGCACGAGCGTTGCCGCGGTCGCGCCCGAGCCGATGACCACGACGTTCTTCCCCTTGTAGTCCAGATCCTCCGGCCAGGTCTGGGGATGGACGATCTGGCCGTTGAAATCCTCCATCCCTTCCCACTCGGGCGTGTAGCCCGTGGCGTGCCTGTAGTAGCCCTGGCACATCCAGAGGAAGTTGGCGGTAAAGCGCACCTGCTCTCCGGTCTCTGCGCGGGTGGCCTCGAGCGTCCAGAGATTCTCTTCGCTCGACCAGCTGGCCGTCGTAATCTTGTGTCCGTAGCGGATGTGCCTATCGAGATCGTTCTCTTCGATCACCTCGCCCATGTAGGTGAGGATCTCTTCAGCCGTCGCGATCGGTGGCCCGGTCCAGGGCTTGAAGCGATAGCCGAAGGTGTAGAGATCACTGTCGGAACGGATTCCCGGGAAGCGGTGCATCTGCCATGTGCCACCAAAGCTCTCCAGGTTCTCGAGGACGACGAAGCTCCGGCCTGGGCATTGCTGAGTAAGATGATAGGCCGCGCCGACTCCCGAGATTCCGGCTCCAACGATCAGGACATCGAAATGCTCGGCTTCCTGCGGCGCGGGCTTCGTGAGTGCTTCTGTTCCGGTCATGGGATGGCCCTCTTCTTCAGCTCCGGCGGGTAGCGCCGCCTCGATGGCGGTCGGCCCCGGAGTGATCGCAGGGCTGATCATATTTCAGATCCGAACCCAGGTCATGTCGGTTGGGCCCGGGCGCGTGCCGTCCGGTTCGCGCCTTCAGGACGAAGGTGAGGGTGGCACTCGCCTCGCCGCAGCGTCCCCTCCGTTCATCCGCGCAGGGTCCCCCCACAGACAATTCGGACAATCCCTGCCTTCCACCGGCTCCGGCAGGGGCCGCTCCGGGTCCAGATCGTAGACTTCGGCGGGAAGCAGATCACTCCACTTCATGCCCGAGACGTCGGGGACGGCCACCGGGATCGGGTGCCCCCAATCATGGTCGAGCACTGCGTCCCAGCCCCCGTGCAGCTTGGTGGCCAGAATCACGCCGTTGATCAGGATTCCGTCCTCGCTCTCGTAGGTCATCCCGCCCGTCGCCGGATCTTCTGCCAGCCCGCCTAACTTGTCCGTCGTATTGCGGAGTTTTCGATA
The sequence above is drawn from the bacterium genome and encodes:
- a CDS encoding NAD(P)/FAD-dependent oxidoreductase, with the protein product MTGTEALTKPAPQEAEHFDVLIVGAGISGVGAAYHLTQQCPGRSFVVLENLESFGGTWQMHRFPGIRSDSDLYTFGYRFKPWTGPPIATAEEILTYMGEVIEENDLDRHIRYGHKITTASWSSEENLWTLEATRAETGEQVRFTANFLWMCQGYYRHATGYTPEWEGMEDFNGQIVHPQTWPEDLDYKGKNVVVIGSGATAATLVPAIAGDCGHVTMLQRSPTYFIPGLNQNELADQLRELEIDETWIHEITRRKILHDQAAITRLSFEQPEFLKNELIGAVRALLGPDYDVDKHFTPSYRPWRQRIAFVPDGDIFKGITSGAASVVTDEIDRFTEKGILLKSGNTLEADIIVTATGFNLSVLGDIAFAVDGDPVDFSETVTYRGMMFTGIPNMLWVFGYFRASWTLRVELLCDFVCRLLNHMKENRLEKVTPVLREQDKDMPLLPWMDPENFNPGYLMRSMHLLPKRGDKPEWQHTQDYWAEKNDIPNIELDDEVFEYE